One Aestuariirhabdus haliotis genomic region harbors:
- a CDS encoding phage late control D family protein, with product MRTIFRILADQQDITDTIRDRLLSLRITDEAGNQSDTVELQLDDRDAKIQWPSHGAELDISLGTDQNQLTRMGLYIVDDIEHSGPPNTITVRGKAADMRASIKAPKTRSWGGITLGDLVQTIAGEHGLSAKISEQLALIAIEHIDQTNESDLHLLTRLARQHGAVSKPVAGFLVFVSKGEAKSATGQQLPLVEIPKHQISRHRMTQAERGKYQSVKAYWHDNDTAEKQSVLVGDGEPVFAIRHTYNDAQEATRAATAKLQSLLRGTAMLSLTLLGRPELQAEGKFRIAGIRDPVDGDWVINRVEHQLDSSGFQTRCDAEVPNN from the coding sequence ATGAGAACAATCTTTAGGATTCTGGCGGATCAGCAAGACATCACTGACACAATCCGAGATCGTCTGTTATCGCTTCGCATTACCGATGAGGCAGGTAATCAATCCGATACAGTTGAGCTGCAACTGGATGATCGTGATGCAAAAATACAATGGCCGAGCCATGGCGCGGAGTTGGATATTTCTCTAGGTACCGATCAAAACCAATTGACCCGCATGGGTTTATACATTGTTGATGACATCGAGCATTCAGGGCCGCCAAACACCATCACTGTTCGCGGCAAAGCAGCGGATATGCGCGCTTCAATCAAGGCGCCTAAAACCCGCAGTTGGGGTGGTATTACGCTGGGCGATTTGGTGCAGACGATAGCAGGCGAGCATGGTTTATCTGCAAAGATATCTGAGCAATTGGCTTTGATCGCCATTGAACACATCGATCAAACCAATGAATCTGACTTGCACTTATTGACACGCTTAGCTCGGCAACATGGCGCCGTAAGCAAACCCGTTGCAGGCTTTCTGGTATTTGTTTCCAAAGGCGAAGCCAAGTCAGCCACCGGGCAGCAGTTGCCATTAGTTGAGATACCAAAGCACCAAATTTCCCGGCACCGTATGACGCAAGCAGAGCGTGGTAAATACCAATCCGTGAAAGCCTACTGGCATGACAATGACACAGCGGAAAAACAGAGTGTATTAGTCGGTGATGGCGAGCCGGTCTTTGCCATTCGCCATACCTACAACGACGCCCAAGAAGCGACAAGAGCGGCTACAGCTAAACTGCAAAGCTTACTCAGAGGCACAGCCATGCTTTCGCTAACATTACTCGGCAGGCCGGAGCTACAAGCCGAAGGAAAGTTTCGTATTGCAGGTATCCGCGATCCGGTAGATGGTGATTGGGTCATTAACCGTGTTGAGCACCAACTAGATTCCAGTGGATTTCAAACCCGGTGTGATGCTGAAGTCCCCAATAACTGA
- a CDS encoding tail protein X, whose protein sequence is MATYRTRDGDMLDAICLSYYGQADGYLEPVLTSNPGLADMGPVYPSGLLIELPNLSEQNRSQETIRLWS, encoded by the coding sequence ATGGCGACTTATCGAACGCGCGATGGCGATATGTTGGATGCAATTTGCTTGTCGTACTACGGCCAAGCGGATGGTTATCTTGAGCCTGTTTTAACTTCGAATCCCGGTCTTGCTGATATGGGTCCAGTCTATCCCTCTGGCTTATTAATAGAGCTGCCGAACCTATCGGAGCAAAACCGAAGCCAAGAGACTATTCGTCTATGGAGCTAA
- a CDS encoding phage tail protein, translated as MSETMMALGSYRFSIDSAAYQELKHGQAYRWQAQERLQRRPAMQFLGAGEESIELSGVIYPHFKGGLEQLDTMRAEASKGQPLLLVDGLGFVWGQWVITQIDEGQSFFQGNGQPLKQSFQLKLVNYGADN; from the coding sequence ATGAGCGAAACCATGATGGCGTTAGGCAGTTACCGATTCTCCATCGACAGTGCGGCTTATCAAGAACTAAAACACGGCCAAGCCTATCGTTGGCAAGCTCAAGAGCGACTACAACGCCGACCAGCGATGCAATTTTTGGGAGCCGGTGAAGAATCGATCGAGCTTAGTGGTGTGATCTATCCACACTTTAAAGGCGGGTTGGAACAACTGGATACCATGCGTGCCGAAGCTAGCAAGGGGCAGCCGTTGTTACTGGTGGATGGATTAGGTTTTGTCTGGGGGCAATGGGTTATTACTCAAATTGATGAAGGGCAGTCATTCTTTCAAGGAAACGGTCAACCGCTTAAACAAAGCTTCCAGCTTAAACTTGTGAATTATGGAGCAGATAACTAA
- a CDS encoding phage tail tape measure protein yields MAQSSFKLALQIGASIGQSFRTSVRGSQSQLNQLGSSINKLKNQQASIKKVELGEASVGKARVAYEAASRELSRLRREVASTDQPSKQLTQSFEAAKRKTERLSETLGKQRDRLQQSRRELQQAGVSSRNLMGDNARLGASVERLSQKYRKLNQAMRAQEANKAQRADLRGQLFDAVALGATVVTPVSIAVNFEQSIARLGAITRSGDDALLGLEQTARRLGETTQFSASEAASAMTFLGMAGFKTNEIISATPGMLNLAQAAGSDLAGTADIASNILSGFSLKADEMGRVGDVLSATFTTSNTTLQMLGDTLKYAAPVASSAGASIEQVAAMAGLLGNVGIQGSMAGTALRAAFLRLSAPPKVAADALASLGVEVKDLDGNLRSVPELLQELAQATEGLGSAERAEAIKQIFGSEASAGLTELLKQAGSGALDSYIQQLQQAKGTADTMAKKMSATTAGSLKRLGSALESVAISIGSLLLPTIAAGAQLFAGMASWVSGAAQEYPWLTKVIVGATVGLVALKVTAIAGAYAFTFLKGGVLSLVTAYRTLSAGIAMAQMGMARMNVLSALSAVRMGVVTAAQWAMNVAMTANPIGLIVVGIAALAGAALMLIKYWEPIGEFFSGLWDGVKNITSGAVDWLLGKMNLLAKPFELLGSAWSAVSGWLGGDESEDAPSSGNKRKLATAAIGASLAAQPAMALPDSTVNALPQIQAVSAATHNQQSVSIDAPITIHAAPGMDERAIAGEVQKALEQREARAASQQRGALFDES; encoded by the coding sequence ATGGCTCAGTCGTCATTTAAATTAGCTCTCCAAATCGGCGCAAGTATTGGCCAAAGCTTTCGTACGTCCGTAAGAGGATCTCAGTCTCAGCTTAATCAACTGGGTTCATCCATCAACAAACTGAAGAACCAGCAAGCGTCGATTAAAAAGGTTGAGTTAGGTGAAGCCAGTGTGGGTAAGGCTCGAGTTGCCTATGAAGCTGCCAGTAGAGAGTTATCTAGATTACGACGTGAAGTTGCCAGTACCGATCAACCCAGCAAGCAACTGACGCAATCCTTTGAAGCAGCAAAGCGTAAAACAGAGCGCCTGTCTGAAACCTTAGGTAAGCAGCGGGACCGATTGCAACAAAGTCGGCGTGAGTTACAGCAAGCGGGAGTATCCAGCAGAAACCTGATGGGGGATAACGCTCGATTAGGCGCATCGGTTGAACGCCTCAGCCAAAAGTATCGAAAACTGAATCAGGCCATGCGCGCTCAGGAGGCCAATAAAGCCCAGCGCGCAGACCTGCGAGGTCAGTTATTTGATGCAGTGGCATTAGGGGCAACGGTTGTTACACCGGTGAGCATCGCGGTGAATTTTGAACAATCCATTGCGCGCTTAGGTGCAATTACCCGCTCTGGTGATGATGCGCTTTTAGGGCTCGAACAAACGGCTCGACGTTTGGGTGAAACAACTCAGTTTTCAGCCTCCGAAGCGGCATCGGCCATGACCTTTTTAGGCATGGCCGGTTTTAAAACCAATGAGATTATTTCTGCAACGCCGGGCATGCTTAATTTGGCCCAAGCGGCTGGTAGTGATTTAGCGGGCACCGCAGATATTGCATCCAATATCTTAAGTGGCTTTTCTCTAAAAGCCGATGAGATGGGTCGTGTGGGTGATGTGCTTTCGGCCACGTTCACAACGTCCAATACCACGCTGCAGATGCTTGGTGATACGCTGAAGTATGCAGCTCCTGTGGCCAGTAGTGCCGGGGCGAGTATCGAACAAGTGGCTGCGATGGCTGGCTTGTTGGGTAATGTTGGCATTCAAGGCAGCATGGCAGGTACCGCATTACGCGCGGCGTTTTTACGTTTGTCAGCACCGCCCAAGGTTGCTGCGGATGCCTTAGCCAGCCTAGGTGTTGAAGTTAAAGATCTGGATGGCAACTTACGCTCGGTCCCTGAACTATTGCAGGAGCTAGCGCAAGCCACCGAAGGCTTAGGGTCTGCTGAAAGAGCCGAAGCCATTAAGCAAATCTTTGGCTCAGAAGCTTCCGCAGGTTTAACAGAATTGCTCAAACAAGCTGGCTCCGGCGCATTGGATTCTTATATCCAGCAGCTACAGCAAGCGAAAGGCACCGCCGATACCATGGCTAAAAAAATGAGTGCCACCACAGCGGGTAGCCTGAAGCGATTGGGCAGCGCACTTGAAAGCGTTGCTATCAGTATTGGCAGTTTATTGTTACCAACCATTGCTGCAGGCGCTCAGCTGTTTGCCGGAATGGCCAGCTGGGTGTCGGGTGCTGCGCAAGAATACCCATGGCTTACTAAAGTGATAGTCGGTGCAACGGTAGGTTTAGTTGCACTGAAGGTGACTGCTATCGCTGGCGCTTATGCGTTCACTTTTTTAAAAGGTGGTGTACTTAGCTTGGTGACTGCATACCGAACCTTGAGTGCTGGCATCGCCATGGCGCAAATGGGCATGGCGCGGATGAATGTCCTATCGGCTCTATCTGCTGTTCGAATGGGAGTGGTGACCGCAGCGCAATGGGCAATGAATGTAGCCATGACTGCCAACCCGATCGGACTCATTGTTGTGGGTATTGCCGCATTAGCGGGTGCAGCTTTGATGCTGATTAAATACTGGGAGCCCATCGGTGAGTTCTTTTCAGGCCTTTGGGACGGTGTAAAAAATATTACCAGTGGTGCCGTGGATTGGCTGCTAGGCAAGATGAACTTACTAGCAAAGCCTTTCGAGTTATTAGGTTCTGCCTGGAGCGCTGTTTCTGGTTGGCTAGGGGGTGATGAATCTGAGGATGCGCCATCTTCAGGTAATAAACGAAAGCTAGCGACAGCCGCCATTGGGGCATCGCTAGCGGCGCAACCTGCAATGGCATTGCCGGATTCAACGGTCAACGCACTACCTCAAATTCAAGCAGTCAGCGCTGCTACTCATAACCAACAGTCCGTCAGTATTGATGCGCCAATTACCATTCATGCTGCACCCGGTATGGATGAGAGAGCTATTGCCGGTGAAGTTCAAAAAGCACTGGAACAACGAGAGGCGCGAGCGGCAAGTCAGCAAAGAGGAGCGCTTTTTGATGAAAGTTAA
- a CDS encoding phage tail assembly protein, whose protein sequence is MDKLKIELTHPIDIDGTKVSVLQLRRPKVRDMLSVEKSVDNDAEKEIQLFANLCELTPENLLDLDMADYSKLQKAYQDFLS, encoded by the coding sequence ATGGATAAACTAAAAATTGAACTGACTCATCCCATTGATATCGACGGTACCAAAGTAAGCGTGTTGCAATTGCGTCGGCCCAAAGTGCGTGACATGCTCAGTGTAGAAAAGAGTGTTGATAACGATGCCGAAAAAGAGATCCAGTTGTTTGCCAACCTATGTGAACTCACACCGGAAAACTTGCTCGACTTGGACATGGCTGATTACTCAAAGCTGCAAAAGGCCTATCAAGATTTTTTGTCTTAA